The following are from one region of the Actinomyces sp. oral taxon 897 genome:
- a CDS encoding glycerophosphodiester phosphodiesterase has translation MITIRQAAYGEATTGQGTPLSVSARTGDLLVLITCSQFGHVGRDGVPSGWTSVYSDGSTSRNRSGLVAWSWATGPDDATNLQWWSTSPDNTSRQRALLLAVSGVLPDSTPQCAGWQADPDTPPTTGLVVAQEHGTQWAPVNAFTIDGAKVVHPGVASNLSSWSTLRALLTTKGGTLTPGTEGSTCAWTSIALQPAPETQAAGQQKTTSVVVVGSDGQRTPATPQNVSPSAPATVSGLLTRSTPWLVAHRGGSANWPEMSLKAYTESVSRGVEALELSFTLTSDGVAAALHDQTLQRVDPTAPDTPVGSMTWEQVRQYHTVGEPIICLQDLQAAFGQDHVLFIDPKYSAAQHATYLPWLDPERTILKFSGDAAWLADIWRRQGFTTWGYMYADSIDDGRAEAWARHWDLIGVPWDAPESTWAKAATYGKPILGHICPSQAALDACIGHGAVGAMCSAVDGLVRP, from the coding sequence GTGATCACTATCCGCCAGGCCGCCTACGGTGAGGCCACCACCGGACAGGGCACGCCGTTGAGTGTGTCGGCCCGGACCGGTGACCTCCTCGTCCTGATTACCTGCTCCCAGTTCGGCCACGTCGGACGCGACGGCGTCCCCTCAGGCTGGACCTCGGTCTACTCCGACGGCTCCACCAGCCGCAACCGCTCCGGCCTGGTCGCCTGGAGCTGGGCCACCGGCCCTGACGACGCCACCAACCTGCAGTGGTGGAGCACCAGCCCCGACAACACCTCCCGCCAGCGGGCCCTGCTGCTGGCCGTCTCCGGCGTCCTGCCCGACAGCACCCCCCAGTGCGCGGGCTGGCAGGCGGACCCCGACACACCGCCCACCACGGGCCTGGTGGTCGCCCAGGAGCACGGCACCCAGTGGGCCCCCGTCAACGCCTTCACCATTGACGGGGCCAAGGTGGTCCACCCCGGGGTGGCCAGCAACCTGTCATCCTGGTCCACGCTGCGCGCCCTGCTGACCACCAAGGGCGGCACGCTCACCCCCGGCACCGAGGGCTCCACCTGCGCCTGGACCTCCATCGCCCTCCAGCCCGCCCCGGAGACCCAGGCCGCCGGGCAGCAGAAGACCACCTCGGTGGTCGTCGTCGGCTCCGACGGCCAGCGCACCCCCGCCACCCCCCAGAACGTCTCCCCCTCCGCCCCGGCCACCGTCTCGGGCCTGCTGACCCGCTCCACCCCCTGGCTGGTGGCCCACCGGGGCGGCAGCGCCAACTGGCCCGAGATGAGCCTGAAGGCCTACACCGAGAGCGTGTCGCGCGGTGTGGAGGCCCTGGAGCTCTCCTTCACCCTGACCTCCGACGGCGTCGCCGCCGCCCTGCACGACCAGACCCTGCAGCGGGTGGACCCCACCGCCCCCGACACCCCGGTGGGCTCCATGACCTGGGAGCAGGTGCGCCAGTACCACACCGTGGGCGAGCCCATTATCTGCCTCCAGGACCTCCAGGCCGCCTTCGGCCAGGACCACGTGCTGTTCATCGACCCCAAGTACAGCGCCGCCCAGCACGCCACCTACCTTCCGTGGCTGGACCCCGAGCGCACGATCCTGAAGTTCTCCGGGGACGCCGCCTGGCTGGCCGACATCTGGAGGCGCCAGGGCTTCACCACCTGGGGCTACATGTACGCCGACTCCATCGACGACGGCCGGGCCGAGGCCTGGGCACGACACTGGGACCTGATTGGGGTACCCTGGGACGCTCCCGAGAGCACCTGGGCCAAGGCCGCGACCTACGGCAAGCCGATCCTGGGCCACATCTGCCCCAGCCAGGCGGCCCTGGACGCCTGCATCGGGCACGGCGCCGTGGGCGCCATGTGCTCGGCCGTGGACGGCCTGGTCCGGCCATGA
- a CDS encoding glycosyltransferase: MREYPSDPPPLTRVVFLIDDLHRPNGIVSATDLLATEMRRRGLEVDLWCFGPCDDDLRDRHHVVNPFPGRRLTSRMAGFERSRQGLRPVRRVVGALWWPLVRVWMHCLASSWDEGTMVIGAGLESTLLLAQAGVRSRILVSQVHEDMSSLTPRQCDLVRQAAQVSRVVSVLTPSGIGALAGWGLEAVCLVDPAPPLLGRADPATSQTVVYLGRLARAKQVDHLIEAFAAVAPAGWKLRIYGDGPARESLEAQAEASGADIALCGTVQDIGKVLRGAAIHALPSRAEGLGMSVLEANMVGLPTVAYDCTAGIRMSAGPDAFLVPNGDRQAFQETLGALMSDAEARARAGELAFEYGQSFAAPVVVNRWFALWGMLNRPQGLGREQG; the protein is encoded by the coding sequence ATGCGTGAGTACCCTTCCGACCCGCCCCCTCTGACCAGGGTCGTCTTCCTCATAGACGACCTGCACCGGCCCAACGGGATCGTCTCGGCCACGGACCTGCTGGCCACCGAGATGAGACGGCGGGGGCTGGAGGTGGATCTGTGGTGCTTCGGCCCCTGCGACGACGACCTGCGAGACCGCCACCACGTCGTGAACCCCTTCCCCGGTCGGCGCCTGACCAGCAGGATGGCGGGGTTCGAGCGCTCCCGGCAGGGGCTGCGGCCGGTGCGCCGCGTGGTGGGCGCGCTGTGGTGGCCGCTGGTCCGGGTGTGGATGCACTGCCTGGCCAGCTCCTGGGACGAGGGCACGATGGTGATAGGGGCCGGCCTGGAGTCCACGCTCCTTCTGGCCCAGGCGGGGGTGAGGTCCAGGATCCTGGTCTCCCAGGTCCACGAGGACATGTCCAGCCTCACGCCCAGGCAGTGTGACCTGGTCCGTCAGGCCGCCCAGGTGTCCCGGGTGGTCTCGGTGCTCACCCCGTCGGGGATCGGCGCGCTGGCGGGCTGGGGCCTGGAGGCGGTGTGCCTCGTGGACCCGGCGCCCCCGCTGCTGGGCCGGGCGGACCCCGCCACCTCCCAGACGGTGGTCTACCTGGGCAGGCTGGCCCGCGCCAAGCAGGTGGACCACCTGATCGAGGCCTTCGCTGCCGTCGCCCCGGCGGGGTGGAAGCTGCGGATCTACGGGGACGGGCCGGCCAGGGAGTCCCTGGAGGCGCAGGCCGAGGCCAGCGGGGCCGACATCGCCCTGTGCGGGACGGTCCAGGACATTGGGAAGGTGCTGCGCGGGGCCGCCATCCACGCCCTGCCCTCACGCGCCGAGGGCCTGGGCATGTCGGTCCTGGAGGCGAACATGGTGGGGCTGCCCACGGTGGCCTACGACTGCACGGCGGGGATCCGTATGTCCGCCGGGCCTGACGCGTTCCTCGTGCCCAACGGGGACCGCCAGGCGTTCCAGGAGACGCTGGGGGCGCTCATGTCCGACGCCGAGGCGCGGGCACGGGCGGGAGAGCTGGCCTTTGAGTACGGCCAGAGCTTCGCGGCCCCGGTGGTGGTGAACCGCTGGTTCGCCCTGTGGGGGATGCTGAACCGCCCCCAGGGCCTAGGGCGGGAGCAGGGGTAG
- a CDS encoding TetR/AcrR family transcriptional regulator — protein MTSISGRPASSGPRRTLPRAHYRRRGGPGRGPGRPRTGSEDKRERILAEAVTIFGTHGYWGTTLAQVARAAEISKAGLLHHFPSKDALFAEVLQRRDAEDVIAFLATEGEDPWIFLDQWLDIMERNVRHREFVAVYTAMTPTVLDATHPGHAWMAGHLAETIRLIEQSFERGKRKGLVRAEMPSRMVARTLTALSDGLQIQWLCATTPDTAAGAEVATGMVEEIRLYVDTVRDQWSLRA, from the coding sequence ATGACCAGCATATCCGGCAGACCGGCATCGTCTGGACCTCGCAGGACCCTTCCTCGCGCGCACTACCGGCGCAGGGGAGGGCCCGGCAGGGGACCGGGCCGCCCCCGCACGGGCAGCGAGGACAAGCGCGAGCGCATCCTCGCTGAGGCCGTCACGATCTTCGGGACGCACGGCTACTGGGGCACCACGCTGGCCCAGGTCGCCCGGGCCGCGGAGATCTCCAAGGCCGGCCTCCTGCACCACTTCCCGAGCAAGGACGCCCTCTTCGCCGAGGTCCTCCAGCGCCGCGACGCCGAGGACGTCATCGCCTTCCTGGCCACCGAGGGGGAGGATCCCTGGATCTTCCTGGACCAGTGGCTGGACATTATGGAGCGCAACGTGCGCCACCGTGAGTTCGTGGCCGTCTACACGGCCATGACCCCCACCGTCCTGGACGCCACCCACCCGGGGCACGCCTGGATGGCGGGCCACCTGGCCGAAACCATCCGCCTCATTGAGCAGAGCTTCGAGCGGGGCAAGAGGAAGGGGCTGGTGCGCGCCGAGATGCCCTCCCGGATGGTGGCCCGCACCCTGACCGCCCTGAGCGACGGCCTCCAGATCCAGTGGCTGTGCGCCACCACGCCGGACACGGCCGCCGGTGCGGAGGTCGCCACCGGGATGGTGGAGGAGATCCGCCTGTACGTGGACACCGTCCGCGACCAGTGGAGCCTGCGGGCCTGA
- a CDS encoding MalY/PatB family protein: MTTTAPAPLTTAPTLPDGGLSNTSPTLPGTTAPGTATLPGSAASPSTPGTAPAALGGADFPGASLSGATAFPGTFLPDAPSQFDLVADRRGTGSLKWDFAARRRRPQDALPLWVADMDHATAPCVTNALLWRVRHAIFGYSEPDAAYDRALRNWFSRRYDWQVDPEWNVVTPGVVPALALAVRACTGPGEGVVIEEPVYYPFRQVVEGAGRRVVSVPLVRGADGAYRRDLGALEQALQASGARLLILCNPHNPVGRVWSRDELADLAEVTGRHRVTVVADEIHADLALPGYRTTPFASLGRQVAARTISCTSPSKSFNLAGLQVANILIADPGLRAAFRTELDAVGYSQPGVLGLVACRAAYEGGDEWLDALREHIARAHAHVARRLERIPGITATPCEGTYLLWLDCTGLLADTGLEAGELDAFMLDQAGLWLDDGAVFGTGGEGFTRMNVACPRATLDAALDRLERAVQTLHHHPRPRPRPRSFRENGTYSS; encoded by the coding sequence ATGACCACGACCGCACCCGCCCCCCTGACCACCGCGCCCACCCTCCCGGACGGCGGCCTCAGCAATACCTCGCCCACCCTCCCGGGTACCACCGCCCCGGGCACCGCTACCCTCCCGGGTAGCGCCGCCTCCCCGAGCACCCCGGGCACCGCACCCGCCGCCCTGGGAGGCGCCGACTTCCCCGGCGCCTCTCTTTCCGGCGCCACGGCCTTCCCCGGCACCTTCCTTCCCGACGCCCCCAGCCAGTTCGACCTTGTTGCCGACCGCCGTGGCACGGGGAGCCTGAAGTGGGACTTCGCCGCCCGGCGACGTCGGCCCCAGGACGCCCTGCCGTTGTGGGTGGCGGACATGGACCACGCCACCGCCCCCTGCGTGACCAACGCCCTGCTGTGGCGGGTGCGCCACGCGATCTTCGGCTACTCCGAGCCCGACGCCGCCTACGACCGGGCCCTGCGCAACTGGTTCTCCCGCCGCTACGACTGGCAGGTGGACCCGGAGTGGAACGTGGTGACCCCCGGCGTCGTGCCCGCCCTGGCCCTGGCGGTACGTGCCTGCACCGGTCCCGGGGAGGGCGTGGTCATTGAGGAGCCCGTCTACTACCCGTTCCGCCAGGTCGTGGAGGGTGCCGGGCGGCGCGTGGTGTCCGTGCCGCTGGTGCGAGGGGCTGACGGCGCCTACCGCCGCGACCTGGGGGCCCTGGAGCAGGCCCTCCAGGCCAGCGGGGCCCGCCTGCTCATCCTGTGCAACCCGCACAACCCGGTGGGTCGGGTGTGGTCACGCGATGAGCTGGCCGACCTGGCCGAGGTCACCGGCCGCCACAGGGTGACGGTGGTGGCCGACGAGATCCACGCCGACCTGGCCCTGCCCGGCTACCGGACCACCCCGTTCGCCTCCCTGGGGCGTCAGGTGGCGGCCCGGACCATTAGCTGCACCTCGCCGTCGAAGTCCTTCAACCTGGCCGGCCTCCAGGTGGCCAATATCCTCATTGCCGACCCCGGCCTGCGCGCCGCCTTCCGCACCGAGCTGGACGCCGTGGGCTACTCCCAGCCCGGCGTCCTGGGGCTGGTGGCCTGCCGCGCCGCCTACGAGGGCGGGGACGAGTGGCTGGACGCCCTGCGCGAGCACATTGCCCGCGCCCACGCCCACGTGGCCCGGCGCCTGGAGCGGATCCCGGGTATCACGGCCACCCCCTGCGAGGGCACCTACCTGCTGTGGCTGGACTGCACCGGCCTGCTGGCGGACACCGGCCTGGAGGCGGGTGAGCTGGACGCCTTCATGCTGGATCAGGCGGGCCTGTGGCTCGACGACGGCGCCGTCTTCGGGACCGGGGGCGAGGGCTTCACCCGCATGAACGTGGCCTGCCCCCGGGCCACCCTGGACGCGGCCCTGGACCGCCTGGAGCGCGCGGTCCAGACCCTGCACCACCACCCCCGCCCCCGTCCTCGCCCCCGCTCCTTCCGTGAGAACGGTACTTATTCGTCGTGA
- a CDS encoding PLP-dependent transferase, which translates to MTTTPSPRPHSATTHPGGAPDQPGEAPDQPGAPAAPHHAARHAPVHHHASWQGDASGARYAIETVLAQAGTGTDPATGAITTPIHLSTAYGHPGLRQSTGYDYTRTASPTRDVLQDALTLLDGGSASFALSSGMAAVELAVRTLAPHRSRIVALEDLYGGTYRFLEVLAEEGVYQVDFVRGEEGLRRALADPASLVVIETPTNPMMTQFDVATVSALAHDAGALLVVDNTFLTPYLLRPLELGADAVVYSATKYLGGHNDVMAGVVTVADAELGERLQYRLNTTGATLGPLDSFLLLRGLKTLAVRMDRHEANARAVVEYLEGSDAVTRVLYPGRSGMVSFDLAPQVDVAAFLGAVRVFTFAESLGGVESLVTCPAVQTHADVPLATRAAYGLSDRLLRLSVGIENARDLVADLDQALAAATRS; encoded by the coding sequence ATGACCACCACACCCTCACCACGCCCCCACAGCGCCACCACCCACCCCGGCGGGGCCCCAGACCAGCCCGGCGAGGCCCCGGACCAGCCCGGCGCCCCCGCAGCACCGCACCACGCCGCACGCCACGCACCCGTCCACCACCACGCCAGCTGGCAGGGGGACGCCTCCGGGGCGCGGTACGCCATAGAGACCGTCCTGGCGCAGGCGGGCACTGGCACCGACCCCGCCACCGGCGCCATCACCACCCCCATCCACCTGTCCACCGCCTACGGGCACCCGGGCCTGCGCCAGTCCACCGGCTACGACTACACGCGCACCGCCAGCCCCACCCGCGACGTGCTCCAGGACGCCCTGACGCTCCTGGACGGCGGGAGCGCCTCCTTCGCGCTGTCCTCGGGGATGGCGGCCGTCGAGCTCGCGGTACGCACGCTGGCCCCGCACAGGAGCCGGATCGTGGCCCTGGAGGACCTCTACGGCGGTACCTACCGCTTCCTGGAGGTCCTGGCCGAGGAGGGCGTCTACCAGGTGGACTTCGTCAGGGGCGAGGAGGGGCTGCGCCGGGCCCTGGCCGACCCCGCCAGCCTGGTCGTGATCGAGACCCCCACCAACCCCATGATGACCCAGTTCGACGTCGCCACCGTGTCCGCCCTGGCGCACGACGCCGGGGCCCTGCTGGTGGTGGACAACACCTTCCTCACCCCCTACCTGCTGCGTCCCCTGGAGCTGGGGGCCGACGCCGTGGTGTACTCGGCCACCAAGTACCTGGGCGGGCACAACGACGTCATGGCGGGCGTGGTCACGGTGGCCGACGCCGAGCTGGGCGAGCGCCTCCAGTACCGTCTTAACACCACCGGCGCCACGCTGGGGCCCCTTGACTCCTTCCTGCTGCTGCGGGGCCTGAAGACCCTGGCGGTACGTATGGACCGGCACGAGGCCAACGCCCGGGCCGTCGTGGAGTACCTGGAGGGCAGCGACGCCGTCACCAGGGTCCTCTACCCGGGACGCAGCGGCATGGTCTCCTTCGACCTGGCGCCGCAAGTGGACGTCGCCGCCTTCCTGGGGGCGGTGCGGGTCTTCACCTTCGCCGAGTCCCTGGGCGGGGTGGAGTCCCTGGTGACCTGTCCCGCCGTGCAGACCCACGCCGACGTCCCGCTGGCCACGCGGGCCGCCTACGGGCTGAGCGACCGGCTCCTGCGCCTGAGCGTGGGGATTGAGAACGCCCGTGACCTGGTGGCGGACCTGGACCAGGCGCTGGCGGCGGCCACCCGTAGCTGA
- a CDS encoding Eco57I restriction-modification methylase domain-containing protein: MDLLSLAAGRRDAGLAALDDGARADLGQFLTPIEVARLMAALPRLPRQGVLRVLDPGAGSGVLSAAVVDRVRREAPDLRLEVTAVEVDERLHGVLAQTLGSLEDVGVRTTLVRDDFVNWALGTDERFDLVIQNPPYRKIRSGSTLDRDLRSAGIIVPNIYAGFMALGSLLLADLGQQVSITPRSWMNGTYFSEFRRTLLTHLRIDCIHTFQSRSQVFGDLGVLQETIIVATTRGAIPQEVRLSSSLDHRDTPASRSVPYSQVVTDDFIFVPASDEDGAAVSWMERVRHTLADLGLTVSTGKVVGFRSRDLLTDRSGRHNAPMVYPANLVNAQVVHPRSTVRKPQWLRTAPTHASGLLVPAGSYVLVKRFSTKEERRRIVASLWSDDRAPAFDNKLNYIHQQGHGIDPRTAAGLVVWLNSKHVDDYFRVFSGHTQVNAGDLRRMKFPTLSQLRMLGESALSPDDAVEQIMGDSERYSVLRSSQRGSSSPHR; the protein is encoded by the coding sequence GTGGATCTGCTCTCACTGGCTGCCGGGCGACGCGACGCCGGACTGGCCGCGCTCGACGACGGCGCTCGGGCGGATCTGGGCCAGTTCCTCACCCCGATCGAGGTCGCGCGGCTCATGGCAGCCCTGCCCCGCCTACCGCGTCAGGGAGTCCTGCGCGTACTTGACCCGGGTGCCGGCTCGGGCGTGCTGTCCGCTGCCGTCGTGGACCGGGTACGCCGCGAGGCCCCGGATCTCCGGCTGGAGGTCACCGCCGTCGAGGTCGACGAGCGCCTGCACGGCGTCCTGGCCCAGACTCTTGGAAGCCTAGAGGACGTCGGCGTACGGACCACTCTCGTACGGGACGACTTCGTGAACTGGGCCCTGGGAACCGACGAACGGTTCGACCTGGTGATCCAGAACCCGCCGTACCGTAAGATCAGGTCAGGTTCGACGCTCGACAGGGACCTTCGTAGCGCAGGAATCATAGTACCCAATATTTACGCAGGTTTTATGGCGCTGGGATCCCTGCTCCTGGCCGATCTCGGCCAGCAGGTGTCGATCACACCTCGCTCGTGGATGAACGGCACCTACTTCTCAGAGTTCCGACGCACCCTGTTGACACACCTTAGAATCGACTGCATCCATACGTTCCAGTCACGTTCCCAGGTATTCGGTGACCTGGGGGTCCTTCAGGAGACAATCATTGTGGCGACGACGCGGGGTGCCATCCCTCAGGAGGTCCGGTTGTCCTCATCGTTGGACCATCGGGACACCCCGGCAAGTCGGTCGGTCCCGTACTCTCAGGTGGTGACGGACGACTTCATCTTTGTTCCGGCGTCGGACGAGGACGGCGCTGCGGTGTCGTGGATGGAACGTGTCCGGCACACCCTGGCGGACCTCGGGCTGACGGTCTCCACAGGAAAGGTCGTGGGATTCCGTTCCCGTGACCTTCTGACGGACAGAAGCGGTCGGCACAACGCCCCTATGGTCTACCCGGCCAACCTGGTGAACGCTCAGGTGGTTCACCCTCGCAGCACGGTCCGAAAGCCTCAGTGGCTCAGGACCGCTCCTACGCATGCGTCCGGACTTCTGGTACCTGCTGGCTCCTATGTCCTGGTCAAGCGTTTCTCGACCAAGGAGGAAAGACGGAGGATCGTTGCCTCCCTCTGGTCAGACGACCGCGCTCCCGCTTTTGACAACAAGCTTAACTATATCCATCAGCAGGGGCACGGCATAGATCCGCGGACCGCGGCCGGACTGGTTGTGTGGCTCAACTCAAAACATGTCGACGACTACTTCCGCGTATTCTCCGGACATACGCAGGTCAACGCCGGCGACCTGAGACGAATGAAGTTCCCCACCTTAAGCCAGCTGAGGATGCTGGGAGAGTCCGCGCTCAGCCCGGACGACGCCGTAGAACAGATAATGGGCGATTCTGAGAGGTATAGCGTACTCCGCTCCTCCCAACGAGGATCCTCCTCTCCCCACCGGTGA
- a CDS encoding GAD-like domain-containing protein, which produces MLYVWRRLGFVGLGGGRFWVTDPVEWAPVVGAWLEGVVLPFPEQVWWCLGRTALGQMCLWGRYRARP; this is translated from the coding sequence ATGTTGTACGTGTGGAGGCGTCTGGGGTTCGTGGGTCTGGGTGGTGGGCGGTTCTGGGTGACGGACCCCGTGGAGTGGGCTCCTGTGGTGGGAGCGTGGTTGGAGGGGGTGGTGCTGCCGTTCCCTGAGCAGGTGTGGTGGTGCCTGGGGCGTACGGCCCTGGGGCAGATGTGCCTGTGGGGGAGGTATCGGGCCCGGCCCTGA
- a CDS encoding ribose-phosphate diphosphokinase, with translation MTGIITSGEKRLVVVSGRAHPELAGDVARELGTQVLSSTSYDFANGEIYVRFNESVRGCDVFLIQSHGDRVNDWLMEQLIMVDALKRASAKRITVVAPFFPYARQDKKHLGREPISARLVADLYRTAGADRLMSVDLHTAQEQGFFDGPWDHLWAQPVLVDYVRTRVDPSTATVVSPDAGRIRVAERWANALGGTPLAFVHKTRDVTRPNESVANRVVGDVAGRSCVLVDDMIDTGGTIAKAVKVLLDSGARDVIVLATHGVLSGPAVERLSTCGAREVVVTDTLPIPAAKRFERLTILPIAPLLARAIKAVFDDRSVTSLFEPSKG, from the coding sequence ATGACGGGTATCATCACCAGCGGCGAGAAGCGACTCGTCGTCGTCTCCGGACGCGCCCACCCCGAGCTCGCCGGCGACGTCGCCCGGGAGCTGGGCACCCAGGTGCTCTCCTCCACCTCCTACGACTTCGCCAACGGTGAGATCTACGTCCGTTTTAACGAGTCCGTGCGCGGCTGTGACGTGTTCCTCATCCAGTCCCACGGCGATCGCGTCAACGACTGGCTCATGGAGCAGCTGATTATGGTGGACGCCCTCAAGCGCGCCTCCGCCAAGCGCATTACCGTGGTCGCCCCCTTCTTCCCCTACGCCCGCCAGGACAAGAAGCACCTGGGGCGCGAGCCCATTAGCGCCCGCCTGGTGGCCGACCTGTACAGGACCGCCGGTGCCGACCGCCTCATGAGCGTGGACCTGCACACCGCCCAGGAGCAGGGCTTCTTCGACGGCCCCTGGGACCACCTGTGGGCCCAGCCCGTGCTCGTGGACTACGTGCGCACCCGCGTGGACCCCTCGACCGCCACCGTGGTCTCTCCCGACGCCGGGCGCATCCGCGTGGCCGAGCGCTGGGCCAACGCCCTGGGTGGCACCCCCCTGGCGTTCGTCCACAAGACCCGTGACGTCACCCGCCCCAACGAGTCCGTGGCCAACCGGGTGGTGGGCGACGTGGCCGGGCGCTCCTGCGTGCTGGTGGACGACATGATCGACACCGGCGGCACCATTGCCAAGGCCGTCAAGGTCCTCCTGGACTCCGGGGCCAGGGACGTCATTGTCCTGGCCACCCACGGGGTCCTCTCCGGGCCCGCCGTCGAGCGCCTGTCCACCTGCGGGGCCCGGGAGGTCGTGGTCACCGACACCCTGCCGATCCCGGCGGCCAAGCGCTTTGAGCGCCTCACCATCCTGCCCATCGCCCCGCTCCTGGCCCGCGCCATTAAGGCGGTCTTCGACGACAGGAGCGTCACCAGCCTCTTTGAGCCGAGCAAGGGCTGA
- a CDS encoding bifunctional UDP-N-acetylglucosamine diphosphorylase/glucosamine-1-phosphate N-acetyltransferase GlmU, whose product MVSTAPAAVIVMAAGKGTRMKSATPKVLHRIGGRSLLDHALTAARGLDPAHLVVVVRHERDAVVAHLAQVAPDAVPADQDEIPGTGRAVACGLASLPADLTGPVVVTSGDVPLLDTATLTALLDQHTERGDAVTLLTTELTDPTGYGRVIRQADGTVSAVVEQRDATPAQRAVREVNAGIYVFDAAFLRESLTTLGTDNDQGEVYLTDVVARAHDAGHPTSALVVTDHWLVEGCNDRAQLASLGAELNRRVLARWMAAGVGVVDPASTWVDVTATLAQDVELEPGVLVRGATTVGEGTRVGAYAVLTDAHVPAGAIVPPLTELDASRS is encoded by the coding sequence GTGGTCTCTACCGCCCCCGCCGCCGTCATCGTCATGGCTGCCGGCAAGGGAACTCGTATGAAGTCCGCCACACCCAAGGTCCTGCACCGCATTGGCGGGCGCAGCCTGCTGGACCACGCGCTCACCGCCGCCCGGGGCCTGGATCCCGCGCACCTGGTCGTCGTGGTGCGTCACGAGCGTGACGCCGTCGTGGCACACCTGGCCCAGGTGGCTCCCGACGCCGTGCCCGCCGACCAGGACGAGATCCCCGGCACCGGGCGCGCCGTGGCCTGCGGCCTGGCATCCCTCCCGGCCGACCTGACCGGCCCGGTGGTGGTCACCAGCGGCGACGTCCCCCTGCTGGACACCGCCACCCTGACCGCCCTGCTGGACCAGCACACCGAACGCGGCGACGCCGTCACCCTGCTGACCACCGAGCTGACCGACCCCACCGGCTACGGGCGCGTCATCCGCCAGGCCGACGGCACCGTCTCGGCCGTGGTCGAGCAGCGCGACGCCACCCCGGCCCAGCGCGCCGTCCGCGAGGTCAACGCCGGGATCTACGTCTTCGACGCCGCCTTCCTGCGTGAGTCCCTGACCACCCTGGGAACCGACAACGACCAGGGTGAGGTCTACCTCACCGACGTCGTCGCCCGTGCCCACGACGCCGGACACCCCACCTCCGCCCTGGTCGTGACCGACCACTGGCTGGTGGAGGGCTGCAACGACCGCGCCCAGCTCGCCAGCCTCGGCGCCGAGCTCAACCGCCGCGTCCTGGCCCGCTGGATGGCCGCCGGCGTGGGCGTGGTCGACCCCGCCAGCACCTGGGTGGACGTCACCGCCACCCTGGCCCAGGACGTCGAGCTCGAGCCCGGCGTCCTGGTGCGCGGCGCCACCACCGTCGGTGAGGGCACCCGCGTGGGCGCCTACGCGGTCCTGACCGACGCCCACGTCCCGGCGGGCGCCATCGTCCCGCCTCTGACGGAGCTTGACGCCTCCCGTTCCTGA
- a CDS encoding HAD family hydrolase — MRADRLQAVLWDLDGTLIDSQPFWDEAFRSCCRALGGRPTPEAVAAIRGVSIRRVHELIAATGATSGPEDPATAQVFAAMAADVGAAVRADPPLLPGAREATSAAAGAGLVQVIVTQSPRGIVEAVAHALGDVFAALVTGDDVASGKPSPAPYAAAVQRLGLGPRECVVVEDSAAGVASARSNDLRVIQVGGTKVFPADPGITVVEDLTAVVPYLLPEPARGAAG; from the coding sequence GTGAGAGCGGACCGTCTCCAGGCCGTCCTGTGGGACCTGGACGGTACGCTCATAGACTCCCAGCCCTTCTGGGACGAGGCCTTCCGGAGCTGCTGCCGGGCCCTGGGCGGCAGGCCCACACCGGAGGCGGTGGCCGCCATCAGGGGGGTCTCGATCCGACGTGTCCACGAGCTCATTGCCGCCACCGGCGCCACGTCCGGCCCTGAGGACCCGGCTACCGCGCAGGTCTTCGCCGCCATGGCCGCCGACGTCGGGGCCGCGGTCAGGGCCGACCCGCCCCTGCTGCCCGGGGCCCGGGAGGCCACCTCGGCCGCGGCCGGCGCCGGGCTCGTCCAGGTGATCGTCACCCAGTCGCCGCGCGGCATAGTCGAGGCGGTGGCCCACGCCCTGGGTGACGTGTTCGCCGCGCTGGTCACCGGGGACGACGTGGCCTCCGGCAAGCCCAGTCCGGCGCCCTACGCTGCCGCCGTCCAGCGGCTGGGGCTGGGCCCCCGGGAGTGCGTGGTGGTGGAGGACTCGGCCGCCGGCGTGGCCTCGGCCCGCTCCAACGACCTCCGCGTCATCCAGGTCGGCGGGACCAAGGTGTTCCCCGCCGACCCCGGTATCACCGTGGTGGAGGACCTGACGGCCGTCGTCCCGTACCTGCTGCCGGAGCCCGCTCGCGGGGCGGCGGGGTGA